The genomic region atatcgttccgcaagcaccgtattcgcctgatatggctccatgtgactttttcctgtttcccaagctcaagttgccgctccgtggaaaacattttgagacaattgaagtcataaaagagaattcgaagaaggaactgaaatccataccgaaatcggccttccagaaatgctatgatgattggaaaaaacgttggcatatgtgtatcacCTCCAATGGAGATTACtctgaaggagataaaataaaaattgaacaataattaaccgtttgtgttttattaaatcagtctcgttcatatttgagcagaaggtatattaaataataatgctATTTAGCAAATGCGTCCGTAGTTTATATTTAAACTGCGTTAGGCTTGGATTTCCAATAAGCAGTCCACTTGCGCTTATCcttaaaaatggagaaaaaataaCGTCTGACTACCGGAAGTTCTAAGGTGATGCATCCAAGCGTCAATTATTTCCATAATACTCGTATTAgtaagttttcaaaaataaagggcGATCTGATTAGAGGcacatttaagatttttttgacagattacgcgtgactactgtcaaactacacacatttctttgtttttcaatttcatcatGGACAGACTTATGCCTcaacaatgtttacaaatcgtacaattgtgttACAAATATCGACGCTCTGTCATTGAAATTAAAGCCCGGAATTTGAAACGCGTGATCTTCACAGTACAGGTATTTGATTACAACAAAACGACGCTACTtcccatacagcccgtgaaacaatatCCTAAGTGTTTTATAgatatcttagttttaaaaaatgaataaaagaaatttctaagttaaatacatttatatttctTGCAATATAtgtaattccaaaaatttttaatatttttgcagatgctttctatttcaattcgttcaattcattaaaaaaaaaaaaatttcttatataattaaaaaaatcgattttgagccgaagaacaaaatagccgataaatcttggaaaaaaattttttcgggcgggcaaaaaaatacgtgtctcattattttgaccagagagcaacatacttgagttacatcgaaatcgaagaacatgacccgaatagcccggttgaattgaaatggaaagcatctgcaATGAAACCCATTTTATTAAAACCCTTTAATTAATTGAATAATTAAGTAGAATAGAATTTATTTCCATGTcataagaatatatataatatttttttaattagttccgCCAACTTTTTTGTTCCAGATAAGCCAATCATGAGCTATGTCAACGAtcgcaaaaatattgtttttgggATTATCGGTTGACTGCTAATCGTTTGTTTATCActtttttgcaacaaaaaaattgctgagTTACAGAAGTGCAATGCACATATTTTGAACTATGGTCCATGGGTTCATAAGGAGTGGAGTTTTTCCTAAAAATATGTCTCACAATAAGCCTTTTGCTTTGGCCTAGCAAGTATACCCAACCTCTTACCTCATCTAACCTTGCCCTTACGGGAATTTCGCATTTCGTTGAAACCTTTTGTAATTCACAAATCTCTTGCGGCAATGAGTAGAAGTATAATATAATTACTTTTTAACCAGATTAAGTTTAGCTGTTttcatattaataaaactacaaATTCAAGTAACCACAAGCATCATTATACGCTTACAGTGAAATTTACTAATCAAATATAACTAAATAGCGCTTTTCAAACAGTTATTACAACTTCAAGTAATTCCCATTTATCCATTTAGATTTTAATGTGTTTGTTTTCGCTTTATTGACAAGTGGTTTTACTCGTTCCGAATAGATGATACAAATCCACAAAACAACTTATAAGCGCCCCTTGATTGAtacataattattaatttgtaaatatgtacagtatgcaaagttcgtattagtacaccttcctacaaataaaaataccaaatatattttccaattttctttAAAGCAATTGATTTCAATCGTAGTGCGGTAttgtataattcataaaaaatagaataataacaaaaactccgaatttgcatagaattgaaaaaaatagctttagtaGCAGTGCAGCTATTTCTGCTGcaggcaaaattcgtattagtacacttagtatgcgttgaatttgtaaacaatttgttggtatttaccgttattttcgaAACGATTGTGTTGAACATTCAATGATTAACCTTGGGCAGTTGCGTTTTAGTAGCCATTTGTTGAAGTTCGCGGAGTTAGTTTGCAATGTCGCCTAAAGTAGGTGAATTATCAAACGAAACTAggagattaataataaatatgaacaaaaacggaAAGTCTTTACACGAAATTGCGAGAACATTGCAGAAAAGTGTGTCCACAATACAAAACGTAGTCAAAATTTATAGAGACAGTGGAAGGATTGAcaaaaagcttcgaaatgtGAACAGGGCAAAGCTTGGACAGAGGCACAAGACTTATTTGGAACGCCTTATCAGGAAAGATCCCACCGTCAGTGGAGTTTCACTAGCTGCAGaactagaaaaatacttttctatcaAAGTTACATCTCAAACAGTGcgcaattatgtaaaaaaattgggatttagAAGCAGAACTGCGGTTAGAAAACCGTATGTAAGCTCAGTCAATAGAAGAAAGCGTGTTATATTCACCaggcaatattaaaaaaaaaaatatgcggtTCTTCGGACGagtgtaaatttaatataaaaatgtccgatgtacgcataaaaatttggagagaGTGTAATACTAgccttcaaaaacgaaatctgcAGCCTTCTTATAAGCACGTTGGTGGTTCTCTGATGGTATGGAGATGTTTCGGGGCAAACGGAGTAggaaagttgcattttattgatggaattatgactgcgagacaatatattgatatttaaaaaaaaatcgacgcaaaagtgccaaaaaattgggttgcaaaaaaaaggtatattccaacaagataacgaccctaagCACACGGCGTTGGATACAAGGTTATGGATCCTTTATAACTAtccaaattatctcaaaacaccaccacaaagcccggatattaatcccatagaaaatttatggtcgattttcaaaaagcaactgaaacatcatcaaataaggaaccgagaacattttaaaaaagtcctcaaatcagagtggaagaagatttctccaaatctcacaaaaaaattggtggaatcTATGCCGTAGAGATTGTCTGCTGTTCTAAGGTTCACGAGGGtatcctacaaaatattaattttctgaactatcttttatttactctttaaatcattaaaaaaacatgtgtactaatacgaattttgcttctgtgaaaagtgttaatttttttctttcttattttttttttgcaattcaataCACTTTATGAGCGGTTTTGTTATTTGtccttattttagttaattatctataaaataaaacggtttcaagcatttgttttaaaattaatttgaaaatatacgtggtttttttatttataaggggGTGTACTAATCGGAATTTTGCATACTGTATGTGTGTTTTACACACACGATATTCTATCATTCCTGCTTATATGTATACTTGGACAAAAATGACCGCGAATTACCGAAAACATCAACTGCGCATTGAATTTCAACAATGGTGCTTGAATATCTCCCCTTGCACCCGAGGTGCTGTTTCAGACTGCCGAAATGCAGACTGGAAAtgcgactgcttattttttaattttttttttatttgagctgTCACGTCTTTGTTGACAATTAACGCTGTCTGGAAAGtactttcatacatacatacatacatacatacatgcgatgtatttataaatgtaaatacacaaacatacacgTACGAAGATTTGTATTGCATCAAAATAAGAATGCTGGATTTAATCAATAATTGCATATGTAAGcatctgtgtatgtgtgtaagtctTAACTGGTGCTATCACCATGCGTCTACGAGAGCAGCAATTCTTCGGGTCAAGTTTATTGCGTCAGCTGCTTTCGACAGCCTAGTATCTGCAGAGTATAAATATCGCACCTATCTGTTGATTCAAACATTGCAGTTTCAGTATTTGCAACATGAAGTTCTACGCTCTCTTTGGATTCGTCCTGGCCTTATTGGCTATGGCTTTCGGTGAGTTTGTGGAACTGGAATTGAATAAACTAAGCAAATCCTTTGCACTGGCAATCAAGagtttcaacaaaaatatttataacaataacaaatatatttataactaaaacaaatatatttataataataacaaaaatatttatcttctCTTTGCAGCCAATCCCAACCCCAACCCTGAACCTCTGCCcggtggtggtggcggcggcggcggtggcGGTGGTCTGAACCTCGAACTCGGCGGaggcggtggtggtggcggtggcggCGGCAAGTAAATCAGTGCCGCCCATTATTTAGCTGAAATCATTAATAATTGGCTACGCCTCTTTGGTCCCTGGAGTTTGAACaaattactttaataaaatcaatttgactaaaaaaaaacttttgtctttgtattttttaatttgcattgtttTGCAAATGTATTAGTTTCTAACTCATATCAAAGCAAGTTTGAAGTTAATGCTAGAAGGAATATGTGAAATGCGCTTTCACAtcaaagatcctgaaaatctggtCACAATTTTGGGTGTACATTGTATAGGGTCCTTTTTTAGTTGCATGGGGATTAACGGCATCAACAACCAttttttgacagctgagaatagcaaactgtgtttaggtacatttttgtttaagtttagccaactgtggatcagcgCTTACCCCACAgcgaccagagccaataatcggaatcaattCTGCAGGAATCACaaagtggatcagcgattatgtatgcagttTGCATAAAGAGCGCtggtccagtctagaacgctgcagaactgtaaagtattttgtgacaagcccgaataGAACACTGTcggactttcttctaaaacttggtagaaaagacGATCGGTTcgtggtcggtattattacagtaCTCAATCTATGGGGCccaacatatgaccaccattggaatcattgaggagcCGATTTACGTGTCTTGTTCAGAGGAGGCAGATAGCACGGcgtactttctctgtgagtgtcctgctttTGTTATACTCGTGGCAAGGCTGCGAATttcgggttccgatgtcatgagaacgagCAAAGTTCGttttctcaaactggaggatattttcagatttaccaaagaatctggaaaattctcagagg from Anastrepha obliqua isolate idAnaObli1 chromosome 2, idAnaObli1_1.0, whole genome shotgun sequence harbors:
- the LOC129238726 gene encoding eggshell protein 1-like; translated protein: MKFYALFGFVLALLAMAFANPNPNPEPLPGGGGGGGGGGGLNLELGGGGGGGGGGGK